In a genomic window of Ranitomeya imitator isolate aRanImi1 chromosome 5, aRanImi1.pri, whole genome shotgun sequence:
- the NKX2-4 gene encoding homeobox protein Nkx-2.4 isoform X1, which produces MSLSPKHTTPFSVTDILSPIEETYKKFGSMDNTGNLSTSLGAYRQTHISQTGMQQHTMGHNATVTTTYHMPHSVSQFSHGAMGGYCNGSISNMGDISTYQDTMRNSAAATGWYGANPDPRYSTISRFMGPSTGMNMAGMGTLQGIAEAAKSMAPLHAAPRRKRRVLFSQAQVYELERRFKQQKYLSAPEREHLASMIHLTPTQVKIWFQNHRYKMKRQAKDKVTQQLQQESNLCQQQSPRRVAVPVLVKDGKPCQNSSNSSTTGQVTQQQQNSSNGVLSSSNSSVHQHQQVNSLNQAPDLEEMSPSPQSLHNQVVNIAQMETSSVDYSNGMVNPGMLYGRTW; this is translated from the exons ATGTCGTTGAGCCCAAAGCATACTACACCTTTTTCAGTGACCGACATTCTGAGTCCCATTGAAGAGACCTACAAGAAGTTTGGTAGCATGGACAACACTGGTAACCTCAGCACCTCTCTAGGAGCCTATAGACAGACTCACATCTCCCAGACAGGGATGCAGCAGCACACCATGGGCCATAATGCCACAGTGACCACCACCTATCACATGCCGCACAGTGTTTCTCAGTTTTCACATGGTGCAATGGGTGGTTACTGCAATGGAAGCATCAGCAATATGGGAGATATTTCAACTTATCAAGATACCATGAGAAACAGTGCAGCAGCTACTGGCTGGTATGGAGCCAACCCAGACCCAAGATATTCAACAA TTTCTAGATTTATGGGACCATCTACTGGTATGAACATGGCTGGGATGGGCACTTTACAAGGTATAGCAGAAGCTGCCAAGTCAATGGCTCCTCTTCATGCAGCTCCTAGAAGGAAGAGAAGAGTCCTTTTCTCTCAGGCTCAAGTGTACGAGCTAGAAAGGAGGTTCAAGCAACAGAAGTATCTCTCAGCACCTGAACGAGAGCACCTGGCCAGCATGATTCACCTTACCCCTACTCAAGTAAAGATCTGGTTCCAGAACCATAGGTATAAAATGAAAAGACAAGCGAAAGACAAGGTCACGCAACAACTTCAGCAAGAAAGTAACCTATGCCAACAACAATCACCTCGCCGAGTGGCAGTGCCCGTCCTTGTAAAAGATGGCAAGCCGTGTCAAAACAGTTCAAACAGCTCAACCACTGGACAAGTAACACAACAGCAGCAAAACAGCTCCAATGGTGTATTGTCTTCTTCTAACAGCTCTGTTCACCAGCATCAACAGGTTAACTCTTTAAATCAAGCACCAGATTTAGAAGAAATGTCCCCTAGTCCTCAATCGCTCCATAATCAGGTGGTCAACATAGCACAGATGGAAACTTCAAGTGTAGACTACAGCAATGGCATGGTCAATCCTGGCATGCTCTATGGGAGAACGTGGTAA
- the NKX2-4 gene encoding homeobox protein Nkx-2.4 isoform X2, giving the protein MSLSPKHTTPFSVTDILSPIEETYKKFGSMDNTGNLSTSLGAYRQTHISQTGMQQHTMGHNATVTTTYHMPHSVSQFSHGAMGGYCNGSISNMGDISTYQDTMRNSAAATGWYGANPDPRYSTISRFMGPSTGMNMAGMGTLQGIAEAAKSMAPLHAAPRRKRRVLFSQAQVYELERRFKQQKYLSAPEREHLASMIHLTPTQVKIWFQNHRYKMKRQAKDKVTQQLQQESNLCQQQSPRRVAVPVLVKDGKPCQNSSNSSTTGQVTQQQQNSSNAPDLEEMSPSPQSLHNQVVNIAQMETSSVDYSNGMVNPGMLYGRTW; this is encoded by the exons ATGTCGTTGAGCCCAAAGCATACTACACCTTTTTCAGTGACCGACATTCTGAGTCCCATTGAAGAGACCTACAAGAAGTTTGGTAGCATGGACAACACTGGTAACCTCAGCACCTCTCTAGGAGCCTATAGACAGACTCACATCTCCCAGACAGGGATGCAGCAGCACACCATGGGCCATAATGCCACAGTGACCACCACCTATCACATGCCGCACAGTGTTTCTCAGTTTTCACATGGTGCAATGGGTGGTTACTGCAATGGAAGCATCAGCAATATGGGAGATATTTCAACTTATCAAGATACCATGAGAAACAGTGCAGCAGCTACTGGCTGGTATGGAGCCAACCCAGACCCAAGATATTCAACAA TTTCTAGATTTATGGGACCATCTACTGGTATGAACATGGCTGGGATGGGCACTTTACAAGGTATAGCAGAAGCTGCCAAGTCAATGGCTCCTCTTCATGCAGCTCCTAGAAGGAAGAGAAGAGTCCTTTTCTCTCAGGCTCAAGTGTACGAGCTAGAAAGGAGGTTCAAGCAACAGAAGTATCTCTCAGCACCTGAACGAGAGCACCTGGCCAGCATGATTCACCTTACCCCTACTCAAGTAAAGATCTGGTTCCAGAACCATAGGTATAAAATGAAAAGACAAGCGAAAGACAAGGTCACGCAACAACTTCAGCAAGAAAGTAACCTATGCCAACAACAATCACCTCGCCGAGTGGCAGTGCCCGTCCTTGTAAAAGATGGCAAGCCGTGTCAAAACAGTTCAAACAGCTCAACCACTGGACAAGTAACACAACAGCAGCAAAACAGCTCCAATG CACCAGATTTAGAAGAAATGTCCCCTAGTCCTCAATCGCTCCATAATCAGGTGGTCAACATAGCACAGATGGAAACTTCAAGTGTAGACTACAGCAATGGCATGGTCAATCCTGGCATGCTCTATGGGAGAACGTGGTAA